From the genome of Rathayibacter sp. VKM Ac-2759, one region includes:
- a CDS encoding XRE family transcriptional regulator, whose product MTPDDEPPALAADIGALVHALRAARGLSMRTLAAAAGVSQPFLSKLENGKLLPSLSTLYALAAALEVPPAELVPAVASSDDTTPEAHLRASDAPNAPRARLVVGGPGRLTEAYLFTARPGDSDDVDFAHPGEEFVFVIEGTAVLSYADGQQRAVTAGESITIDTERPHRWSVPAEAAGAARYLLVTTHSG is encoded by the coding sequence ATGACGCCGGACGACGAGCCCCCCGCCCTCGCCGCCGACATCGGCGCCCTCGTGCACGCGCTCCGAGCCGCTCGAGGGCTCTCGATGCGCACCCTCGCGGCGGCCGCCGGGGTGTCGCAGCCGTTCCTGTCGAAGCTCGAGAACGGCAAGCTGCTGCCCAGCCTCTCGACGCTCTACGCGCTGGCCGCGGCGCTCGAAGTGCCGCCCGCCGAGCTGGTGCCGGCGGTCGCCTCCTCCGACGACACGACACCGGAGGCGCACCTGCGCGCCAGCGATGCGCCGAACGCTCCGCGCGCGCGGCTCGTCGTCGGCGGCCCCGGGCGCCTCACCGAGGCGTACCTCTTCACGGCGCGGCCCGGCGACTCCGACGACGTCGACTTCGCCCACCCGGGCGAGGAGTTCGTGTTCGTGATCGAGGGGACGGCGGTGCTGAGCTACGCCGACGGGCAGCAACGGGCGGTGACCGCGGGCGAGTCGATCACGATCGACACGGAGCGGCCGCACCGCTGGTCGGTGCCGGCGGAGGCCGCGGGCGCGGCGCGCTACCTGCTGGTGACGACGCACTCGGGCTGA